In Leptospira bourretii, the genomic window TACGTGTCAATTTTACCGATTCCGATCAGGTTTACATTATTGCCCATTCGATGGGAGGGCTTGTGACTCGTGTGGCATTATCTCCTGACACTGGAAACCTTCCCTTCGTTCGATTGGTCGTCACTTTGGCTAGTCCTCAATTTGGATCTCCATTTGCAACACCCAGTTTTTTAGCAAGTAACCCTTTCTTAAATGACCTAGGAAATTACCTTGTGGGAACTCAAGGTGGATCCGAACTGGGATATACCAACCAAGGTTCTGGCCAATCCAATTTGAATGGGGCTGAGAATCTTGTCCTTGATGTGATCAACCAATCCTATTTGAACTACAACCTAAATGGAAAGTTTGTCAGTTTTGCAGGGGTAATGAGCGGTTGTAATGATGGAGAAACTTTTTATTATAATACTGGGTGTACGATTTTATCGAATGCAGGGTTTACTCAATCAGATGGAATTGTTCCTCGAAATAGTGCAAGGCTTGGAAATCTAACCTACAAACAAATTGATATAGCCGATTGTGATCATTCTATGATGGCTTTTCAAACTGTTGACCCAAACGATCCCAAAAGTTTAAATCTATTTACACAGGTGATCACAGAAATTCGAAATTCTCCTTATTAATGTGAATCAATCCGAATGTTTTATTTTGTTTCGTTTTGTTGTAAAGATTTGAGAGAAAGATATAATCCAATTAATCCCATAATAAAAACCAAAAGACCAATGATCAGTAAACCTTCGTTCCATAACAAACACTGGACTGTATAGAGTCCACCAAACACA contains:
- a CDS encoding esterase/lipase family protein; this encodes MFRVRRNIIIFVLNLLIGTFVFPSCIYDFYRKEFVSEEKKNDEVLLFALLGLLPNPNQKLYGFFPGFSRNLSDSQFISSEFFPKSGKKKIVLIHGWNPAERDSDPITNDEKKIQNIKNTFSNGLIHFQEGRASANSEFDFYVYTYRTSNSILINGKQFFNTLRVNFTDSDQVYIIAHSMGGLVTRVALSPDTGNLPFVRLVVTLASPQFGSPFATPSFLASNPFLNDLGNYLVGTQGGSELGYTNQGSGQSNLNGAENLVLDVINQSYLNYNLNGKFVSFAGVMSGCNDGETFYYNTGCTILSNAGFTQSDGIVPRNSARLGNLTYKQIDIADCDHSMMAFQTVDPNDPKSLNLFTQVITEIRNSPY